In one Thioclava sp. ES.031 genomic region, the following are encoded:
- a CDS encoding FliM/FliN family flagellar motor switch protein → METMVHERETSVLRRKTEAAKAVAGAAPITPARAITLALSKVAQDMLELPLQVASIEEATRSLADLPEMLEDLSLLAVIEGPGEALGVLALPPATLATLIEMQTMGRFGKTMPAPRKPTRIDAAIAADFVDAVLAEIEEGLISDPAISWAGGFRFASHLDDPRPLGLLLEDVSYRVWTAQLGFGTGGERSGGFLWAVPREGRGAAMRRASPAAGENPEGGAGPKAESFTPEDPARDWSDTFERSILAASAQLDAVLHRVTLPLSTVLALRPGTEIPIPEDALEKITLEAQGRRKLSLARLGQSHGLRALRLREEDEAANGAGRGADTFDAGASPYAQAPTLDEVPGLSSLGDPLDPAYDPEEGVDAAHAPEPRGLDGLEPDMDFGEPLDLDALSSTEDDDALPPLKIQSGM, encoded by the coding sequence ATGGAGACCATGGTTCACGAGCGCGAGACATCGGTGCTGCGGCGTAAGACCGAGGCGGCGAAGGCGGTTGCGGGCGCGGCCCCGATCACGCCTGCGCGCGCGATCACGCTCGCGCTTTCGAAGGTCGCGCAGGACATGCTCGAACTGCCGCTACAGGTCGCCTCGATCGAGGAGGCGACGCGGTCTCTCGCCGATCTGCCCGAGATGCTTGAAGATCTGTCGCTGCTCGCGGTGATCGAAGGGCCGGGGGAGGCGCTTGGCGTCCTCGCATTGCCGCCTGCCACCCTGGCCACGCTGATCGAGATGCAGACGATGGGGCGGTTCGGCAAGACCATGCCCGCCCCGCGCAAACCCACCCGGATCGATGCCGCCATCGCCGCCGATTTCGTCGATGCGGTGCTGGCCGAGATCGAAGAGGGTTTGATCAGCGACCCGGCGATTTCCTGGGCCGGGGGCTTCCGCTTCGCCTCCCATCTCGACGATCCCCGGCCGCTTGGCCTGCTGCTGGAAGATGTCAGCTACCGCGTCTGGACGGCGCAGCTTGGCTTCGGCACCGGGGGCGAACGCAGCGGCGGCTTCCTCTGGGCGGTTCCGCGCGAAGGGCGGGGCGCCGCGATGCGCCGCGCGTCCCCGGCTGCGGGCGAAAATCCGGAGGGCGGTGCGGGGCCCAAGGCGGAAAGCTTCACGCCCGAAGATCCCGCGCGCGACTGGTCCGACACGTTCGAACGCTCCATTCTGGCGGCCTCCGCGCAGCTCGACGCGGTCCTGCACCGCGTCACGCTGCCGCTGTCTACCGTGCTGGCGCTGCGCCCCGGCACAGAGATCCCGATCCCGGAAGACGCGTTGGAGAAGATCACGCTCGAGGCGCAGGGACGGCGCAAGCTCTCGCTCGCCCGATTGGGCCAAAGCCACGGGCTACGCGCGCTGCGCCTGCGCGAGGAAGACGAGGCGGCGAATGGTGCTGGCCGTGGGGCGGACACTTTCGATGCCGGGGCGTCGCCCTATGCGCAGGCTCCGACACTCGACGAGGTGCCGGGCCTGTCCAGCCTCGGCGATCCGCTCGATCCGGCCTATGACCCGGAGGAGGGCGTCGATGCCGCCCATGCGCCCGAGCCGCGCGGGTTGGACGGGCTTGAACCCGACATGGATTTTGGCGAGCCACTCGATCTTGATGCGCTCTCTTCGACGGAAGACGACGACGCGCTGCCGCCGCTCAAGATCCAATCGGGCATGTGA
- a CDS encoding DUF6691 family protein yields the protein MRNFFAFLSGGLFGAGLLVAGMVDTKKVQGWLDVFGDWDPTLAFVMGGAVSVMFFVWIFAKRRETSMLGSPMPGPFPRLVDRNLVLGSLLFGAGWGLAGLCPGPAMGSLSFNGWEGWLFLIAMGVGMALAPRAKAWLSLLDRSTLEVPPCENGTKETPATSATRGA from the coding sequence ATGCGCAACTTCTTCGCATTCCTATCGGGCGGACTGTTCGGCGCGGGGCTTCTCGTGGCGGGCATGGTCGACACGAAAAAGGTGCAGGGCTGGCTCGACGTGTTCGGCGATTGGGATCCGACGCTGGCCTTCGTGATGGGCGGCGCGGTGAGCGTGATGTTCTTCGTCTGGATCTTCGCGAAACGCCGCGAAACCTCGATGCTGGGCTCGCCGATGCCGGGGCCGTTTCCGCGGCTCGTGGACCGCAATCTCGTGCTCGGCTCGCTCCTGTTCGGCGCGGGTTGGGGCCTTGCGGGGCTGTGCCCCGGCCCCGCGATGGGCTCGCTGTCCTTCAATGGCTGGGAGGGCTGGCTGTTCTTGATCGCGATGGGGGTCGGGATGGCGCTCGCACCGCGGGCGAAAGCGTGGCTGAGCCTGTTGGATCGCAGCACGCTGGAAGTGCCGCCCTGCGAGAACGGGACCAAAGAGACGCCCGCGACCTCGGCGACGCGCGGCGCATAA
- a CDS encoding YeeE/YedE family protein, whose translation MHQDWIWGLVGGLMIGAGAGLFLLVNGRIMGASGIIGGLVDGSGRETVSERVAFLGGLIAVPPLLVPLYTTVDTHMTSSVWVIVAAGLMVGLGTRIANGCTSGHGVCGISRFSLRGIVATAFYLLGGALVLVIFRHFLGVI comes from the coding sequence ATGCATCAAGATTGGATTTGGGGCCTCGTCGGAGGCCTGATGATTGGCGCGGGCGCGGGCCTGTTTCTGCTGGTCAATGGCCGGATCATGGGCGCAAGCGGCATTATCGGCGGGCTGGTCGACGGCTCGGGCCGCGAGACCGTGTCCGAGCGCGTGGCCTTCCTCGGCGGGCTGATCGCGGTGCCACCGCTTCTCGTGCCGCTTTACACAACAGTCGACACCCATATGACCAGTTCCGTCTGGGTGATCGTAGCCGCAGGCCTGATGGTGGGCCTGGGCACGCGGATCGCGAATGGCTGCACCTCGGGCCACGGCGTCTGCGGCATCTCGCGATTTTCGCTGCGCGGGATCGTCGCCACCGCCTTCTACCTGCTCGGCGGTGCATTGGTCCTCGTGATCTTCCGGCATTTTCTGGGAGTGATCTGA
- a CDS encoding TraR/DksA C4-type zinc finger protein, with translation MKSIETRKSELETRRAQLSERMAQVESELESHEEKDWDDAAIEHESDEVLEDLGQSAQSEIRAIDAALARIEAGEYGFCVTCGERIDEARLDLLPATPFCRAHAPGAKATRQ, from the coding sequence ATGAAGTCGATTGAAACGCGCAAGAGCGAACTCGAAACCCGCCGGGCGCAACTCTCGGAACGGATGGCGCAGGTCGAATCCGAGCTTGAGAGCCACGAAGAAAAAGATTGGGACGACGCTGCGATCGAGCATGAAAGCGACGAGGTTCTCGAAGACCTCGGCCAGTCGGCGCAGTCCGAGATCCGCGCGATCGACGCCGCCCTGGCCCGGATCGAGGCGGGCGAATACGGCTTTTGCGTCACCTGCGGCGAGCGCATCGACGAGGCGCGGCTCGATCTGCTGCCCGCAACGCCGTTTTGCCGGGCGCATGCACCGGGCGCGAAGGCGACCCGTCAGTAA
- a CDS encoding enoyl-CoA hydratase-related protein produces the protein MPRHKWGTMANRVKFRTQDGLAWLTLAALDDQGARAGITAQMRRAIGGVLDRVEGDKSLRGLVLQGGAAGWPCAPDPLDDFDAITPRPAKGEEVPSLSELCQRLGALDLPVLARLSGRIAGGSMALAQAADLRIADPDTCFAAPEFALGGFVGAGGLVRLARRIGGARALAIVAAGEEVEAEPARGQGQCDLVLGASDRSQIAAALDMLIAEGVPRTDTALDDPATYLNDLAPLRAQLGSGALAPVGARLFEVVEGALLLPLDEALDVEAVALQELLEASLSQALRYAARVTRRAAHLPSEGTPTATAPLRIGLWDQPAAMAGGLLAAGHEVVFGASDPAAIETAFADIARKQEIAVQSGALSPDIREADWARLGAAMTREGLSGSDALIASGKGAFPPAPLSARNAEDLPDGAEEFGLRCTGDLCELVPPEGAVPADLYAMAGLLRQGGAQVLRGGPGAGGIADHLRVAYIAAAERAVLAGASVAQVDAAVREAGGTRPPLELADRLGVDAVLEDFVRLHRPFGPLLSLLALDAAASGARQQGFYDWSEGTPRPVPDQAEALAALRDEAGIMPRRLSNARIRARILAELANCGAGLLQHAQAHRAGDIDVAARHVLGFAPQMGGVMFAADRAGLLGTRKLLRELAEEGAPEPVTLWDVLIRNGKCFADLDDA, from the coding sequence ATGCCCCGCCACAAGTGGGGGACGATGGCGAACCGGGTGAAATTTCGCACACAGGACGGGCTGGCGTGGCTGACGCTCGCAGCGCTCGACGATCAGGGCGCGCGGGCCGGTATCACGGCCCAGATGCGCCGCGCGATCGGCGGCGTGCTCGACCGGGTCGAAGGCGACAAGAGCCTGCGCGGTCTGGTCCTGCAGGGCGGTGCGGCGGGCTGGCCCTGCGCGCCCGACCCACTGGATGATTTCGACGCGATCACGCCGCGCCCCGCGAAGGGCGAAGAAGTGCCGAGCCTGTCGGAGCTTTGCCAACGACTCGGGGCGCTCGACCTGCCGGTGCTTGCGCGGCTCTCCGGGCGGATCGCGGGCGGTTCGATGGCGCTGGCGCAGGCCGCCGATCTGCGCATCGCCGATCCCGACACCTGTTTTGCGGCGCCAGAATTCGCGCTTGGCGGCTTCGTCGGCGCAGGCGGCCTCGTGCGGCTTGCGCGGCGGATCGGCGGCGCGCGGGCGCTTGCGATCGTTGCCGCCGGCGAGGAGGTCGAAGCCGAGCCCGCCCGGGGGCAGGGCCAATGCGACCTCGTGCTGGGCGCGAGCGATCGCAGCCAGATTGCCGCCGCCCTCGACATGTTGATCGCCGAAGGCGTGCCGCGCACCGATACCGCGCTCGACGATCCCGCAACCTATCTCAACGATCTCGCGCCGCTGCGCGCGCAGCTGGGCAGCGGCGCGCTTGCACCGGTCGGCGCGCGCCTGTTCGAAGTGGTCGAGGGCGCGCTGTTGCTGCCGCTCGACGAGGCGCTCGATGTCGAGGCGGTGGCCTTGCAGGAACTGCTTGAAGCGTCGTTGTCGCAGGCGTTGCGCTACGCCGCACGGGTCACGCGTCGCGCCGCGCATCTTCCCAGCGAGGGCACGCCCACCGCGACCGCGCCGCTGCGCATCGGCCTTTGGGATCAGCCCGCCGCGATGGCCGGGGGCTTGCTCGCCGCCGGGCACGAGGTCGTCTTCGGCGCAAGCGATCCCGCCGCGATCGAGACGGCCTTTGCCGATATCGCGCGCAAGCAGGAGATCGCGGTGCAATCCGGTGCGCTGTCGCCCGACATTCGCGAGGCCGATTGGGCGCGGCTTGGCGCGGCGATGACCCGCGAGGGGCTGTCGGGATCGGATGCGCTGATCGCTTCGGGCAAAGGGGCATTCCCGCCCGCGCCGCTGAGCGCGCGCAACGCCGAGGATCTGCCCGACGGCGCGGAGGAATTCGGGCTGCGCTGCACCGGCGATCTGTGTGAACTCGTGCCGCCCGAGGGCGCGGTGCCTGCCGATCTCTACGCGATGGCGGGGCTGCTGCGGCAGGGTGGGGCGCAGGTTCTGCGTGGCGGGCCGGGCGCGGGCGGCATCGCCGATCATCTGCGCGTCGCCTATATCGCCGCGGCAGAGCGCGCGGTGCTGGCCGGGGCCTCGGTCGCGCAGGTCGATGCGGCGGTCCGCGAGGCGGGCGGCACGCGTCCGCCGCTGGAGCTGGCCGACCGGCTGGGCGTCGACGCCGTGCTGGAGGATTTCGTGCGGCTGCATCGCCCGTTCGGCCCGCTTCTCAGCCTGCTCGCGCTCGATGCCGCTGCGAGCGGCGCGCGGCAACAGGGCTTTTACGATTGGTCCGAGGGCACGCCGCGCCCGGTCCCCGATCAGGCCGAGGCGCTGGCGGCTTTGCGCGACGAGGCCGGGATCATGCCGCGCCGTCTGTCGAATGCGCGCATCCGCGCCCGGATTCTGGCCGAGCTTGCCAATTGCGGTGCGGGGCTCTTGCAGCACGCGCAGGCGCATCGGGCGGGCGATATCGACGTCGCGGCGCGCCATGTGCTGGGCTTTGCGCCGCAGATGGGCGGCGTGATGTTCGCCGCCGACCGCGCGGGCCTTCTCGGGACGCGCAAGCTGCTGCGCGAGCTGGCCGAAGAGGGCGCGCCCGAGCCGGTCACGCTATGGGATGTGCTGATCCGCAACGGCAAATGCTTCGCCGATCTCGACGACGCTTGA
- a CDS encoding DUF2312 domain-containing protein — protein MPNDAAYNVTADELRQFVEQFESLEAEKKDIAEQQKDIMSEAKARGYDTKVLKKIVALRKRDKDDVAEEEAILDIYKSALGMG, from the coding sequence ATGCCCAACGATGCCGCCTACAATGTCACCGCCGATGAACTGCGTCAGTTTGTCGAGCAGTTCGAGAGCCTTGAAGCCGAGAAGAAAGACATCGCCGAGCAGCAGAAGGACATCATGTCCGAGGCCAAGGCCCGCGGCTACGACACCAAGGTGCTGAAGAAGATCGTCGCCCTGCGCAAACGCGACAAGGATGACGTGGCCGAGGAAGAAGCGATTCTCGACATCTACAAATCCGCGCTGGGGATGGGCTGA
- a CDS encoding iron ABC transporter permease: MALDPRDNIWPHLIATVLPRYLINTAVLTGGVGLLASAIGAGAAWLVVMYRFPGHRILQWLLLLPLAIPAYVGAYALTDFLDYSGPVQTAMRGAFGWASARDYWFPEIRSREAAVVVLSAALYPYIYLITRAALREQSGASYEVARALGTGPWGMVWRVGLPLARPAIAAGAAIAMMETVADFGVVDHFGVQTLTTGIFSTWLSGGNAGGAAQLALVILGIVLALLMLEKLSRRRVHYYQSARQARPVQPQRLKGVAGWVATLACVLPVALGFVLPVAVMGSHALANPEAWFGRGLGLALWHTILTGGAAAVITVTLALFMVYGVRLSGQRLPRAVLPLTTLGYAAPGAVLAVGILIPLAGLDHMLADTVLAITGHDPGLLLTGSAFAIILAYVVRFFAIAQGASDAAFGRVPPSLPMAARSLGRTPGGVLRSLYLPLMRGSVGSALLLVFVDCVKELPATLLLRPFNFETLATRTQEKASLENLGDASPAALLVCAVGLVAVAILARADQARADLARAR, encoded by the coding sequence ATGGCGCTCGATCCGCGCGACAATATCTGGCCGCATCTGATCGCGACGGTTCTGCCCCGCTACCTGATCAACACGGCAGTGCTGACGGGCGGCGTGGGGCTGCTGGCGTCCGCCATCGGGGCGGGGGCTGCGTGGCTCGTGGTGATGTATCGGTTCCCGGGGCATCGCATATTGCAATGGCTGCTGCTTTTACCGCTCGCGATCCCGGCCTATGTCGGCGCCTACGCCCTCACCGATTTCCTCGACTATTCCGGCCCGGTGCAGACCGCGATGCGCGGCGCTTTCGGCTGGGCCTCGGCGCGTGACTACTGGTTCCCCGAGATCCGCTCGCGCGAGGCGGCGGTCGTCGTGCTCTCGGCTGCGCTTTACCCCTATATCTACCTGATCACCCGCGCGGCCCTGCGCGAGCAATCCGGCGCGAGCTACGAGGTCGCCCGCGCCCTCGGCACCGGGCCTTGGGGCATGGTCTGGCGCGTGGGCCTGCCGCTCGCGCGTCCCGCCATCGCCGCGGGGGCCGCGATCGCGATGATGGAGACGGTGGCGGATTTCGGCGTCGTCGATCATTTCGGCGTGCAGACCCTGACGACCGGCATCTTCTCGACATGGCTTTCGGGCGGTAATGCGGGCGGGGCGGCGCAGCTCGCGCTGGTGATCCTCGGGATCGTGCTCGCGCTCCTTATGCTCGAGAAGCTCTCCCGCCGCCGCGTCCACTATTACCAAAGCGCGCGTCAGGCCCGCCCGGTGCAGCCGCAGCGTCTGAAAGGCGTGGCTGGCTGGGTGGCGACGCTGGCCTGCGTGCTCCCGGTGGCTTTGGGCTTCGTGCTGCCGGTCGCGGTGATGGGCAGTCATGCGCTCGCCAATCCCGAGGCGTGGTTCGGCCGGGGCCTCGGGCTCGCGCTGTGGCACACGATCCTGACCGGGGGTGCTGCCGCCGTGATCACGGTGACGCTCGCGCTGTTCATGGTCTACGGGGTGCGCCTGTCGGGGCAGCGCCTGCCGCGCGCGGTGCTGCCGCTGACGACGCTGGGCTATGCCGCGCCGGGGGCGGTGCTGGCGGTCGGCATCCTGATCCCGCTCGCCGGTCTCGATCACATGCTGGCCGACACCGTGCTGGCGATCACCGGCCACGATCCCGGGCTGCTGCTGACGGGCTCGGCCTTCGCGATCATCCTCGCCTATGTCGTGCGATTCTTCGCCATCGCCCAAGGCGCGAGCGATGCTGCCTTCGGGCGCGTGCCGCCCTCGCTGCCGATGGCCGCGCGCTCGCTGGGGCGCACGCCGGGGGGCGTCCTGCGTAGCCTCTACCTGCCCTTGATGCGCGGCTCGGTCGGCTCGGCACTGCTTTTGGTCTTCGTCGATTGCGTGAAGGAGCTGCCCGCGACGCTGCTGCTGCGCCCGTTCAACTTCGAGACATTGGCCACGCGCACGCAGGAAAAGGCGAGCCTCGAGAATCTGGGCGATGCCTCGCCCGCCGCACTTCTGGTCTGCGCGGTGGGGCTGGTCGCGGTCGCGATCCTCGCCCGCGCGGATCAGGCCCGCGCCGATCTTGCCCGCGCACGCTGA
- a CDS encoding MotA/TolQ/ExbB proton channel family protein, giving the protein MEATAQISGALPGRMFDALVLGGPAMWAIAALSVISLAVIFWKIWDLLAAGAWSGGAHSKAAIAAWAAGDPDGAEAALAGRRSLRAQLARAAMASLRDPQLDRAGAEAETGRVARDLLARARSGLRALELAVVIGPLLGLLGTVAGMIAAFRALQEAGVQADPATLAGGIWEALLTTAAGMAVAIPAQIALSGFDAVVDRLRHDMEDAATRIFARAPATLTERPRAAAE; this is encoded by the coding sequence ATGGAAGCTACTGCTCAGATTTCCGGAGCTCTTCCGGGGCGCATGTTCGATGCGCTCGTGCTGGGAGGTCCGGCGATGTGGGCGATTGCGGCGCTGTCGGTGATCTCGCTCGCGGTGATTTTCTGGAAAATCTGGGATTTGCTGGCCGCCGGTGCGTGGTCGGGCGGGGCGCATAGCAAGGCGGCAATCGCGGCCTGGGCTGCGGGCGACCCCGACGGGGCCGAGGCGGCTCTCGCGGGACGGCGGTCGTTGCGCGCGCAGCTCGCCCGCGCGGCGATGGCGAGCCTGCGCGATCCGCAGCTTGATCGTGCCGGGGCGGAGGCCGAGACGGGCCGCGTTGCGCGCGACCTGCTGGCGCGCGCACGCTCGGGGCTCCGCGCGCTGGAACTGGCCGTGGTGATCGGCCCGCTTCTGGGGCTTCTGGGCACGGTCGCGGGCATGATCGCGGCCTTCCGCGCGCTGCAGGAGGCGGGCGTTCAGGCCGATCCGGCGACGCTTGCAGGCGGCATCTGGGAGGCGCTTTTGACGACGGCGGCGGGCATGGCGGTTGCGATCCCGGCGCAGATCGCGCTGTCGGGCTTCGATGCGGTGGTGGACCGCCTGCGCCACGACATGGAAGACGCCGCGACCCGTATTTTCGCCCGCGCGCCCGCCACGCTCACCGAGCGGCCCCGCGCCGCCGCCGAGTGA
- a CDS encoding biopolymer transporter ExbD — translation MFAFGQPRPRRRPALTPMIDVVFLLLVFFMLASRFGVERTLDLTLGGGKAGADWSGPPRLVDVGEGGAVSLNGQVVALSDLAGALQPLMDQPSDPVVLRPKEGDLSALTQVIEALRGAGLSNLVLVP, via the coding sequence ATGTTCGCCTTCGGTCAACCGCGCCCCCGCCGTCGCCCGGCGCTGACGCCGATGATCGACGTGGTCTTTCTGCTTTTGGTGTTCTTCATGCTCGCCTCGCGCTTCGGGGTGGAGCGCACGCTGGACCTGACCTTGGGTGGCGGCAAGGCGGGCGCGGACTGGTCCGGGCCGCCGCGTCTCGTCGATGTGGGCGAAGGCGGCGCGGTCAGCCTGAACGGGCAGGTGGTCGCGCTCTCCGATCTGGCAGGCGCGCTGCAGCCGCTGATGGATCAGCCCTCCGATCCGGTCGTGCTGCGTCCGAAAGAGGGCGATCTGAGCGCGCTGACCCAAGTGATCGAGGCGTTGCGTGGCGCGGGGCTGAGCAATCTGGTGCTGGTGCCATGA
- a CDS encoding biopolymer transporter ExbD has translation MRLFSDPPRRSLPEPLLPMINVVFLLLIFFLLAATLAQPTPFEVTPPEASGEGKADPGALVLFANYEGEIAYGEARGDAAIAALGAAAQDARSDCGDCADSLTLRADGQLPGDALAKLMPQLAGLGFTDLKLVVQGK, from the coding sequence ATGAGGCTCTTCAGTGATCCGCCGCGGCGCAGCCTGCCCGAGCCGCTCTTGCCGATGATCAATGTGGTCTTTCTGCTGCTGATCTTCTTCCTGCTGGCGGCGACGCTCGCCCAGCCGACGCCTTTCGAGGTCACCCCGCCCGAGGCTTCGGGCGAGGGCAAGGCCGATCCCGGCGCGCTGGTCCTGTTTGCGAATTACGAAGGCGAGATCGCCTATGGAGAGGCGCGCGGCGATGCGGCGATTGCGGCGCTGGGGGCGGCGGCGCAGGATGCGCGCTCGGACTGCGGCGATTGCGCCGACAGCCTGACCCTGCGCGCGGACGGTCAGCTTCCCGGCGACGCGCTGGCCAAGCTGATGCCGCAGCTGGCGGGTCTCGGTTTCACCGATCTCAAACTCGTGGTGCAGGGCAAATGA
- a CDS encoding energy transducer TonB encodes MTLRGLAFAGALGAALAVHAGVLMVWEPAPAGGAQSAGDGGEALVSLAPSSPSMAAQVAEWERPPEVATEVAATQPEAPTAPEAPEAPTEPVETAPQTAAAPTLTAPPAPDAALPEQAEPAPPDMPRPEAKPTPPAPKPAKPKPKVPAKKQASQPAPAQPKQQAKGQGDTGAAGDRRAAPAATLSAGQIRSLMGSWGGEIRARIERAKQTPSGAGAGRVVVALNIARDGRLVGASVAQSSGNAALDRAALDAVRRAGRFPAAPQGLGKPSYSFSLPMAFR; translated from the coding sequence ATGACGCTGCGCGGGCTGGCTTTCGCGGGCGCGCTGGGCGCGGCTTTGGCAGTCCACGCGGGCGTGCTGATGGTCTGGGAACCTGCGCCTGCGGGCGGGGCGCAATCGGCGGGCGACGGGGGCGAGGCGCTCGTCTCGCTTGCGCCGTCTTCGCCGTCCATGGCCGCGCAGGTGGCTGAGTGGGAGCGCCCGCCCGAGGTCGCGACGGAGGTTGCGGCGACGCAGCCTGAGGCTCCAACCGCGCCCGAAGCACCTGAAGCCCCGACCGAGCCGGTCGAGACCGCGCCGCAGACTGCCGCAGCCCCCACGCTGACCGCGCCACCTGCGCCCGATGCCGCGCTGCCCGAACAGGCCGAGCCCGCGCCGCCCGACATGCCGCGGCCCGAGGCCAAGCCCACGCCGCCTGCGCCGAAACCGGCGAAGCCGAAGCCCAAAGTACCTGCGAAGAAACAGGCCTCGCAGCCCGCCCCGGCCCAACCCAAGCAGCAGGCGAAGGGGCAGGGCGACACAGGGGCGGCGGGCGACCGGCGCGCGGCCCCGGCGGCGACGCTCTCGGCGGGACAGATCCGGTCCCTGATGGGATCGTGGGGCGGAGAAATCCGCGCCCGGATCGAGCGGGCCAAGCAAACGCCCTCCGGGGCAGGCGCGGGCCGCGTGGTCGTCGCGTTGAACATCGCGCGCGACGGGCGGCTCGTCGGCGCGTCGGTTGCGCAAAGCTCGGGCAATGCGGCGCTCGACCGGGCGGCGCTCGACGCCGTGCGCCGGGCGGGCCGTTTCCCCGCAGCGCCGCAAGGCTTGGGCAAACCCAGCTACAGCTTCTCCTTGCCGATGGCCTTCCGCTGA
- a CDS encoding M20 aminoacylase family protein → MPIKNRFAEMHAEATAWRHDFHRNPELLYDLPRTSARVAELLREFGCDEVVEGIGRSGVVGVIEGQGTRQGGLRCVGLRADMDALPIREKTGAEHASEIEGKMHACGHDGHTSTLLAAAKYLCETRAFAGRAVVIFQPAEEGGAGAKAMIEDGLMERFGIEEVYALHNMPGMEPGSFGIRPDAMMAAADFFDIVVTGKGGHAAKPQEVIDPVPISAHLILTLQSIVSRSSDPLEEIVLSVTTLETDSKALNVIGNSVSLGGTVRTMSAETRDLAERRLREIAQGVAATHEATAEVDYRRGYPVTRNDAAAAEVAAQVAEAVAGGCDRNVDPMMGAEDFAYMLEVRPGAYGFIGNGPSAPLHHAEYDFNDAILPAGASWFVGMIEARLPAE, encoded by the coding sequence ATGCCGATCAAGAACCGTTTTGCCGAGATGCACGCGGAAGCCACCGCATGGCGGCACGATTTTCACCGCAATCCCGAACTGCTCTACGATCTGCCGCGGACCTCCGCGCGCGTGGCCGAGCTGTTGCGCGAATTCGGCTGCGATGAGGTGGTCGAGGGGATCGGGCGCTCGGGCGTTGTCGGCGTGATCGAGGGGCAGGGCACGCGCCAGGGCGGGCTACGCTGTGTCGGTCTGCGCGCCGATATGGATGCGCTGCCGATCCGCGAGAAAACCGGCGCTGAACACGCCTCCGAGATCGAGGGCAAGATGCATGCCTGCGGCCATGACGGGCACACGTCGACCCTGCTGGCAGCGGCGAAATACCTCTGCGAGACACGCGCCTTCGCGGGCCGCGCCGTGGTGATCTTCCAGCCCGCCGAAGAGGGCGGGGCCGGGGCCAAGGCGATGATCGAGGACGGTCTGATGGAGCGTTTCGGCATCGAGGAGGTCTATGCGCTGCACAACATGCCGGGGATGGAACCGGGCAGTTTCGGCATCCGCCCCGACGCGATGATGGCGGCGGCGGATTTCTTCGACATCGTGGTGACCGGCAAGGGTGGCCATGCGGCGAAACCGCAAGAGGTGATCGACCCGGTGCCGATCTCCGCCCATCTGATCCTCACGCTGCAAAGCATCGTGTCGCGGTCGAGCGATCCGCTGGAAGAGATCGTGCTCTCGGTCACGACGCTGGAGACCGACTCGAAGGCGCTCAACGTGATCGGCAATTCGGTGAGCCTTGGCGGGACGGTGCGCACGATGAGCGCCGAGACCCGCGATCTGGCCGAGCGCCGCCTGCGCGAGATCGCGCAGGGGGTGGCTGCGACCCATGAGGCGACGGCAGAGGTCGACTACCGGCGCGGCTATCCCGTCACCCGCAACGACGCGGCGGCGGCCGAGGTCGCAGCGCAGGTGGCCGAGGCCGTGGCGGGGGGCTGCGACCGCAATGTCGATCCGATGATGGGGGCGGAGGATTTCGCCTATATGCTGGAGGTGCGCCCCGGGGCCTATGGCTTCATCGGCAATGGCCCCAGCGCGCCGCTCCATCACGCGGAATACGATTTCAACGACGCGATCCTGCCTGCGGGCGCAAGCTGGTTCGTCGGCATGATCGAGGCGCGTCTGCCTGCCGAGTGA
- a CDS encoding universal stress protein yields MYSNILVPVAFDEDHNPDAALNVARALAGDGARITLLHVMEDVPAYAINYMPEGYAEELRKTLEQDLATRAAEFDAGAWAIVEGQPGHEILDYAENIGADCIVIASHRPGFGDYLIGSTASRVVRHAKCAVMVMR; encoded by the coding sequence ATGTATTCCAACATTCTCGTGCCCGTCGCCTTCGACGAAGATCACAACCCCGATGCCGCGCTCAATGTCGCGCGGGCGCTGGCAGGCGACGGAGCGCGCATCACCTTGCTGCATGTGATGGAAGACGTCCCCGCCTATGCGATCAACTACATGCCCGAGGGCTATGCGGAGGAATTGCGCAAGACGCTGGAGCAAGACCTCGCCACGCGCGCGGCAGAGTTCGACGCGGGCGCCTGGGCAATCGTCGAAGGTCAGCCCGGCCATGAAATCCTCGACTACGCTGAAAATATCGGGGCCGATTGCATCGTGATCGCGTCGCACCGTCCGGGCTTTGGCGATTACCTGATCGGCTCGACCGCCTCGCGCGTCGTGCGCCATGCGAAATGCGCGGTCATGGTCATGCGCTGA